A part of Mustela erminea isolate mMusErm1 chromosome 9, mMusErm1.Pri, whole genome shotgun sequence genomic DNA contains:
- the LOC116599764 gene encoding olfactory receptor 51A4-like, whose amino-acid sequence MSVFNTSEGEISTFFLIGIPGVEHAHIWVSVPICFMYLLAILGNCTILFFIKTETSLHEPMYYFLSLLAFSDLGLSISSLPTMLRIFLFNATGISPDACFAQEFFIHGFSAMESSVLFVMSIDHLIAIYSPLRYTSILTSVRVFKIVLVFAIKSLLLVFPFPFILKRLKFCRKNLLSHSYCLHQDVMKLACSDNRVNVIYGLLVALTDMLDLVCISVSYLFILKIVLGIASHKGCVKVLNTCISHISAVLIFYVPIITLAIIHRFAKSISPVVRVIIADTFLLVPPLMNPIVYSLKSQQIRNLILMKLCERQG is encoded by the coding sequence ATGTCAGTCTTTAACACCTCTGAAGGGGAAATCTCTACCTTCTTCCTCATTGGGATCCCAGGGGTGGAGCATGCTCACATTTGGGTCTCCGTCCCCATTTGCTTCATGTATCTCCTTGCCATCCTGGGGAACTGCACCATcctctttttcataaaaacagagaccTCTCTGCACGAGcctatgtattattttctctccttgctGGCCTTTTCTGACCTGGGGTTGTCCATCTCCTCCCTTCCAACCATGCTGAGAATCTTCTTGTTCAATGCCACTGGAATCTCTCCTGATGCCTGCTTTGCCCAGGAGTTCTTCATTCATGGATTCTCAGCTATGGAGTCATCAGTACTTTTTGTCATGTCCATCGATCACTTGATAGCCATCTACAGTCCTCTCAGATACACCTCCATCCTGACCAGTGTCAGAGTCTTTAAAATTGTTCTTGTATTTGCCATAAAAAGTCTCTTACTggttttccccttcccctttatTCTAAAGAGGCTGAAATTCTGTAGGAAAAACCTTCTATCCCACTCCTATTGCCTCCACCAGGATGTCATGAAGCTTGCCTGTTCGGACAACAGGGTAAATGTCATCTATGGACTGCTTGTAGCTCTAACAGATATGTTAGACTTGGTATGCATTTCTGTGTCTTACCTGTTCATCTTGAAAATTGTTCTGGGCATTGCCTCACACAAGGGCTGCGTCAAGGTCCTCAACACTTGCATTTCCCATATTTCTGCTGTGCTGATCTTCTATGTGCCAATCATCACCTTGGCTATTATTCACCGCTTTGCCAAAAGTATTTCTCCAGTTGTTAGGGTCATCATAGCTGATACTTTCCTTCTGGTTCCCCCTCTAATGAATCCTATTGTGTACTCTCTGAAGAGTCAGCAGATTAGAAATCTGATTCTCATGAAATTATGTGAGAGACAAGGTTGA